From Topomyia yanbarensis strain Yona2022 chromosome 1, ASM3024719v1, whole genome shotgun sequence, one genomic window encodes:
- the LOC131676590 gene encoding GATA zinc finger domain-containing protein 14-like has translation MHETRGNPSLPLDLEVPYNDDFSITRNHNLNLNFKDRIITRTSLASGGSSSSSGSGHTVNKNIHSNVQDSNRFQPPTPMNNRKNHFLINTYNPNGGDANQRIITRNRNIIGNVYDQNAAVGGGDNSGNSSSNPNHKTHVEIITKNGSTKKNIIVNNYDPDVTISGANGNVNLNVRNELNEQKQAFASSLYDRKSTCMLYLQADHTFFQKMGSDEASIEAITRHVQRANMIYRKTGE, from the coding sequence ATGCACGAAACCCGCGGTAATCCTTCACTTCCGCTGGACCTCGAAGTTCCCTACAACGATGATTTCAGCATCACGCGCAACCATAACCTCAACCTTAACTTTAAGGATCGAATCATAACCCGAACCAGCCTGGCCAGTGGCGGCAGCAGTTCCAGTTCCGGTAGTGGGCACACCGTGAACAAAAACATCCATAGCAACGTACAGGATAGCAATCGTTTCCAGCCGCCTACTCCGatgaataatagaaaaaatcacTTCCTCATCAATACGTACAACCCGAACGGTGGGGATGCGAACCAGCGAATAATAACCCGCAATCGGAACATCATCGGTAACGTGTACGACCAGAATGCGGCAGTCGGTGGAGGTGACAACAGTGGCAATAGCAGCTCGAACCCAAACCACAAGACGCACGTGGAGATCATCACCAAGAATGGATCGACGAAGAAGAACATCATCGTAAACAATTACGACCCGGATGTCACGATCAGCGGGGCTAACGGAAATGTGAACCTAAACGTGCggaacgaactgaacgaacaGAAGCAGGCATTTGCGAGCTCGCTGTACGATCGGAAGAGTACGTGCATGTTGTATCTGCAGGCGGATCACACGTTCTTCCAGAAGATGGGCTCGGATGAGGCGAGCATCGAAGCCATCACGCGGCATGTCCAGCGGGCCAACATGATCTACCGGAAGACGGGTGAGTAA